One window of Nostoc sp. C052 genomic DNA carries:
- a CDS encoding glycosyltransferase family 2 protein produces the protein MNLKFSVITPSFGQGCFIERTIQSVLSQQLADTEMEYVICDGASTDGTVEILKNYDKYIKWVSEPDKGQADAVNKGIAMTTGDIIAWINSDDIYYPGTFQAIKEIFESYPNIQAIYGDADHIDEQDRVIEAYPTEDWNYQRLIETCFLCQPSVFFRRSLVKKYGNLNDSLKYCMDYELWLRYAKNTPFHYIPRKLSGSRLYKTNKTLGQRIAVHYEINNMMHSKFGNVPDKWIFAYAHVKIEETWKLDRTKPLQNMIFVNAVIFNSLWSFYHWKKSISVKASVRMIWWLIAANIFLIKNLVLLLKRL, from the coding sequence GTGAACTTAAAATTTAGCGTTATTACACCTTCTTTTGGTCAGGGTTGTTTTATAGAAAGAACTATACAGAGTGTGCTATCTCAGCAATTGGCAGATACAGAAATGGAGTATGTAATCTGTGATGGTGCTAGTACAGATGGGACTGTAGAAATCTTAAAAAATTATGATAAGTATATAAAGTGGGTTTCAGAACCTGATAAAGGACAAGCAGATGCCGTTAATAAAGGTATCGCTATGACCACAGGTGACATAATTGCTTGGATTAATTCTGATGATATTTACTATCCAGGAACTTTTCAGGCAATTAAAGAGATTTTTGAATCTTATCCCAATATACAAGCTATATATGGTGATGCCGATCACATTGATGAACAAGACCGAGTTATTGAAGCTTATCCGACTGAGGATTGGAATTATCAACGTTTAATCGAAACTTGTTTTCTCTGCCAACCATCAGTATTTTTTCGCCGTAGTCTAGTTAAAAAATATGGCAACTTGAATGATTCTCTCAAGTACTGTATGGACTATGAATTGTGGCTTCGTTATGCGAAGAATACACCATTTCATTATATACCACGCAAGCTTTCTGGTTCCCGCTTATATAAAACTAATAAAACACTGGGTCAACGGATAGCTGTGCATTATGAAATAAATAATATGATGCATTCCAAATTTGGAAATGTACCAGATAAATGGATTTTTGCTTACGCGCACGTAAAGATAGAAGAGACTTGGAAGTTAGACAGAACAAAACCTCTTCAAAACATGATTTTTGTGAATGCAGTAATTTTTAATAGTCTGTGGTCATTTTATCATTGGAAAAAATCGATTTCAGTTAAGGCATCAGTCAGGATGATTTGGTGGTTAATTGCTGCCAATATATTTCTGATTAAAAATTTAGTTTTACTCTTGAAAAGATTATGA
- a CDS encoding glycosyltransferase family 1 protein, with amino-acid sequence MRIGFDISQTGKAKAGCGYFADSLIKHLVSCDNNNEYLLYSAFGNTFWDTEHGTSTCRLHKSNCTHLLDHLSHHESLAFWSTSAAIDEEKLGNPDIVHGNNFSCPRFTSARFVYTLYDLSFLDHPEYTSEENRWNCFNGVFNAAMQADLIIAISEYSRQRFLEIFPHFPIERTRVVYLGSRFQDGDEEKPVADLEPDNFWLSVGTLEPRKNLRRTLLAYKKYIDIYNDPKPLVLAGGQGWLEDDLESFIVNIGLTKHIRRLGYVDDDTLNWLYKKCWAFIYPSIYEGFGLPVLEAMSLGAAVLTSNTTSLPEVGKDAVLYVDPTSEADIVRELAKLNDGKLRDILKMNSQEQAKEFSWSGTANQVIQAYIDVLELPKKTSRKEIKKQFFMI; translated from the coding sequence ATGAGGATCGGTTTTGATATTAGTCAAACTGGAAAAGCCAAGGCAGGATGTGGATACTTTGCTGATAGTCTTATAAAACACCTAGTAAGCTGCGACAATAATAATGAGTATTTGCTTTACTCCGCATTTGGAAACACTTTTTGGGATACAGAGCATGGAACTAGCACGTGCCGCCTTCATAAAAGTAATTGTACTCATCTACTAGACCATTTATCACATCATGAGTCTCTAGCTTTTTGGAGTACTTCAGCAGCAATTGATGAAGAAAAATTAGGAAATCCAGATATTGTTCACGGAAACAACTTTTCATGTCCTCGTTTTACTTCTGCTCGGTTTGTCTATACTTTATATGATCTGAGTTTCCTCGATCATCCAGAATATACTTCTGAAGAAAATCGATGGAATTGTTTTAATGGTGTTTTCAATGCAGCAATGCAAGCTGATTTAATTATTGCTATTTCTGAATATTCTAGACAACGATTTCTGGAAATATTTCCCCACTTTCCAATAGAAAGAACTCGTGTAGTCTATTTAGGAAGTCGTTTTCAGGATGGTGATGAAGAAAAACCGGTTGCTGACCTCGAACCTGATAATTTTTGGCTTTCTGTAGGTACTTTAGAACCAAGGAAAAATTTACGCCGAACTTTGTTGGCGTACAAAAAATATATCGATATTTATAACGATCCTAAACCTTTAGTTTTAGCAGGAGGACAAGGATGGTTAGAAGACGATCTTGAAAGTTTCATTGTCAATATAGGCTTGACTAAGCATATTCGTAGACTGGGGTACGTGGATGATGATACACTAAACTGGCTGTATAAAAAATGTTGGGCATTTATTTATCCATCAATTTATGAAGGATTTGGATTGCCCGTTTTAGAGGCAATGAGTCTTGGAGCAGCTGTTCTAACTTCTAATACTACGAGTTTACCTGAAGTTGGCAAAGATGCAGTTTTATACGTAGATCCTACAAGTGAAGCTGATATTGTCAGAGAATTAGCAAAACTTAATGATGGCAAATTGCGTGATATTTTGAAGATGAATAGTCAAGAACAAGCAAAAGAATTTTCCTGGTCAGGCACAGCAAACCAAGTAATTCAAGCATATATAGATGTTTTAGAACTTCCGAAAAAAACTTCTAGAAAAGAGATTAAAAAGCAATTTTTTATGATCTAA
- a CDS encoding glycosyltransferase family 2 protein, which produces MRLSVVIPCYNELGTISKVVEAVKASPVKDCEIIIVDDCSIDGTRELLKSKVESQVDQVIYHHKNRGKGAALRTGFAAVTGDIVIVQDADLEYDPQEYALIIQPIIDNKADVVFGSRFQGDRPHRVVYYWHRVGNGFLTMLSNIFTNINLTDMETCYKAFRREIIQSIKIEENRFGFEPEITAKIAKMDCRIYEVGISYYGRTYKEGKKIGWKDGFRAIICILKYNLLANPKNYNSL; this is translated from the coding sequence ATGAGGCTATCTGTTGTTATTCCTTGTTACAACGAATTGGGGACTATAAGCAAAGTTGTAGAAGCTGTCAAAGCATCTCCTGTAAAAGATTGTGAGATTATTATAGTAGATGATTGTTCAATAGACGGGACGAGAGAATTGCTTAAATCAAAAGTAGAATCACAGGTAGACCAAGTAATTTACCATCATAAAAACAGAGGTAAAGGTGCAGCTTTAAGAACTGGCTTTGCTGCGGTTACTGGGGATATTGTCATCGTTCAAGATGCAGATTTGGAATACGATCCACAAGAATATGCCTTAATCATTCAACCGATTATTGATAATAAAGCCGATGTAGTTTTTGGTTCTCGTTTCCAAGGTGATAGACCTCACAGAGTTGTCTACTATTGGCACAGAGTGGGTAATGGCTTCTTAACAATGTTATCTAATATATTTACCAATATAAATTTAACAGATATGGAAACATGTTATAAGGCTTTTCGACGGGAAATTATTCAATCTATCAAAATAGAAGAAAATCGATTTGGATTTGAACCTGAAATTACAGCCAAAATTGCCAAAATGGATTGTCGTATTTATGAGGTCGGTATATCTTATTATGGTCGGACTTATAAAGAAGGTAAAAAGATAGGTTGGAAAGATGGTTTTAGGGCAATTATATGTATTTTGAAGTATAATTTGCTAGCTAATCCTAAAAATTATAATTCGCTTTGA
- a CDS encoding glycosyltransferase family 39 protein, which translates to MLTKTNFSRINISETLLPILVFLVCIVIYLANGVTLSSTDTVPNTLLAFNLLENNTFNLDAFRSSHFCTNSYANCYFFTEGNHSHLSSIYPIGTAIITFPLYLIFYAYLKLTSFYGSASLDLTSASFEIYRVFFEKLAATLTTAITVVIFYLSVRLKFSLSISLLSTFIFAFATNIWMTSSQGLWQHTASNLALVSIIFSLLKANRASEKSQKMWLLIAGVACGLLPGIRPTSTLYTIAAIIYSIFTYRFQSLYLFFGLVSALPSIAWNLYYFDNLTGGYSKMFPAPPYKFTFSNFINASLGTLISPSRGLLVFSPIFLYSLPGAYQVFKFRTGKDEKLIGCMTIASLALLANYCFYIVWWAGHSYGPRFMTDMMPVVCYLISYFLVHHFQKLIHLPKILYTKSLVIFILIVTFSTFTQFVGAFGANPGYMWNGVPINVDSNHYRLWSLKDSQIERNTKAVFHKIIKPSIDNPAYAENLGGIIKQVVGESNQAFGSLISVKPSSEKVLKAKLENTGTSNWFGYESALEKGEVRVRGRFYDERKKEISQVRLYVSGTPKQHESTEAIASIAFPKKPGIYKLVFDLVSEEVGVFPNSNGKPLYELYVNVGNQKPKNFQLPSAQVFSQEIKLINTIGTVKVDSTLRIPIFLKNKSNFVWYNSGLNPTNFSYRWLDASGKLVVADGDRTILPFDVAPEESVAINAAIKIPTIPGKYTLILTMVQETVAWFSDKQSPYPKIDVTVTSDS; encoded by the coding sequence ATGCTCACAAAAACTAATTTTAGCAGAATTAATATATCTGAAACTTTATTGCCTATATTGGTATTTTTGGTCTGTATTGTAATTTATCTTGCTAACGGAGTCACACTAAGTTCCACTGATACAGTTCCCAACACTTTATTAGCTTTCAACTTACTGGAAAACAATACTTTCAATTTAGATGCGTTTCGGTCAAGTCATTTTTGTACTAATAGCTATGCAAATTGCTACTTCTTTACAGAAGGTAATCATAGTCATTTAAGTTCTATCTATCCGATAGGAACTGCAATTATCACTTTTCCTTTATATCTGATTTTTTATGCTTATCTGAAGTTGACATCTTTTTATGGTTCAGCATCCCTTGACTTAACATCTGCCAGTTTTGAAATATATAGGGTCTTTTTTGAAAAGCTAGCTGCTACTTTAACGACAGCTATTACAGTAGTGATATTTTATCTATCTGTTAGGTTAAAATTTAGTCTAAGTATATCTTTACTTTCTACTTTTATATTTGCATTTGCTACAAATATATGGATGACCAGTTCTCAAGGACTATGGCAACACACTGCATCTAACTTAGCACTTGTAAGCATTATATTTAGTTTGCTAAAAGCTAATCGTGCTTCAGAAAAAAGTCAAAAGATGTGGTTATTAATAGCAGGAGTCGCTTGTGGTCTTCTACCTGGTATTCGCCCCACAAGTACTTTATATACAATTGCAGCTATTATCTATTCAATTTTTACCTATCGTTTTCAATCACTTTATTTGTTTTTTGGTTTAGTTTCAGCATTACCAAGTATTGCGTGGAACTTATACTATTTCGATAACTTAACTGGCGGTTACTCGAAAATGTTTCCCGCACCGCCTTATAAGTTTACTTTTAGTAATTTCATCAACGCATCATTAGGTACTCTGATTAGTCCGAGCCGAGGTTTGCTAGTTTTCTCTCCTATTTTTTTGTATTCTTTGCCTGGAGCTTATCAAGTTTTTAAATTCAGGACTGGAAAAGATGAAAAGTTAATAGGATGTATGACGATTGCTTCCCTAGCGTTACTTGCTAATTATTGTTTCTATATAGTTTGGTGGGCTGGGCATTCTTATGGTCCAAGGTTTATGACTGATATGATGCCTGTTGTTTGCTATTTAATTAGTTATTTTTTAGTACATCATTTTCAGAAGCTAATTCATTTACCAAAAATTTTATATACTAAATCTTTAGTTATTTTTATCCTTATAGTCACCTTTTCAACTTTTACTCAATTTGTGGGAGCTTTTGGGGCTAATCCAGGCTATATGTGGAACGGAGTACCTATAAATGTTGATTCTAATCACTATAGACTTTGGAGTTTAAAAGATAGCCAAATAGAGAGAAATACTAAAGCTGTGTTTCACAAAATTATTAAACCTTCCATAGATAACCCAGCGTATGCTGAAAATCTAGGTGGAATAATCAAACAAGTGGTAGGTGAAAGCAATCAAGCTTTCGGTTCATTAATTTCAGTTAAACCAAGCTCGGAAAAAGTGCTAAAAGCCAAACTTGAAAACACAGGTACATCTAACTGGTTTGGCTATGAATCTGCGCTGGAAAAGGGAGAAGTTCGTGTAAGAGGTAGATTTTATGATGAGCGAAAAAAGGAAATCAGTCAAGTTAGACTTTATGTTTCTGGTACGCCGAAACAACATGAATCAACCGAAGCGATCGCTTCTATTGCTTTTCCTAAAAAACCAGGAATTTACAAGCTTGTATTTGACTTAGTAAGTGAAGAAGTTGGTGTATTTCCTAATTCTAATGGCAAGCCACTCTACGAGCTATATGTCAATGTAGGAAACCAAAAGCCAAAAAACTTTCAACTACCATCCGCGCAAGTTTTCTCACAAGAAATAAAACTTATCAACACTATAGGGACTGTTAAAGTTGATTCAACACTGAGAATTCCTATTTTTCTCAAAAATAAGAGCAATTTTGTTTGGTACAATTCAGGGCTTAATCCAACAAACTTCTCCTATCGTTGGCTAGATGCTAGTGGCAAACTAGTAGTTGCAGATGGCGATCGCACGATTTTGCCTTTTGATGTAGCTCCTGAAGAGTCGGTCGCAATTAATGCAGCTATTAAAATACCTACTATACCAGGAAAATATACTCTTATTTTAACAATGGTGCAGGAAACGGTTGCTTGGTTTAGCGATAAGCAATCTCCATATCCTAAAATCGATGTAACTGTTACATCAGATTCTTAA
- a CDS encoding EamA family transporter, translating into MNLQEFALLLMSVATSVGGQFFLKLGALKLGKVNSANALNNIISIATTPELLTGLTCYALGAIAYIMLLTRVNLSVAAPSISLVYVFSVLLGYFIFRETIPLTRLLGLSFIVGGVILVVWQK; encoded by the coding sequence ATGAACCTACAAGAATTTGCTTTACTGCTAATGTCTGTTGCTACAAGTGTAGGCGGGCAATTTTTCTTAAAATTGGGGGCATTAAAATTGGGAAAAGTCAATTCAGCTAATGCCCTGAATAATATTATCAGTATCGCTACTACACCAGAATTATTAACTGGATTAACTTGTTATGCTTTAGGCGCTATTGCATACATTATGCTTCTCACCAGAGTCAATTTAAGTGTTGCCGCTCCATCTATTTCCTTAGTTTATGTTTTCTCAGTACTTTTAGGTTACTTCATTTTCAGGGAAACAATTCCCTTAACCCGGCTCTTAGGTTTGAGTTTTATTGTAGGTGGAGTTATTTTAGTAGTCTGGCAAAAATAA
- a CDS encoding GDP-mannose 4,6-dehydratase has product MTKKALITGLTGQDGSYLAELLLTKGYQVFGLVRRSSSSNLERVNHLSGDIQILSGDLLDQSSLMDVVNECQPDEIYNLASQSYVPLSWTQPALTAEYTALGVSRILESIRRCKPDARFYQASSSEVFGQPDESPQTEHTAFRPRNPYGVAKAYAHWMTVNYREKYNLYNCCGITYTHESPRRGTEFVFRKITHAAAQVKLGLANELKLGNLDARRDWCYAKDAVYAMWLMLQQAQPDDYIIASGETHSVRELVECAFNSVGLNWQDYVSVDPAFYRSDEPVQLVGSINKIKMELGWQPQHSFEQLVELMVDYDLKKLSNGGA; this is encoded by the coding sequence GTGACTAAAAAAGCTCTTATTACAGGCTTAACTGGACAAGATGGCTCTTATCTTGCTGAACTACTATTAACCAAAGGCTATCAAGTATTCGGCTTAGTCCGTCGCTCAAGTTCTAGTAATCTTGAGCGCGTCAATCACCTTTCTGGCGATATCCAAATCCTTTCTGGTGATCTTTTAGATCAATCTTCTTTAATGGATGTGGTTAACGAGTGTCAACCTGACGAAATTTATAATCTCGCCTCTCAAAGCTATGTTCCTCTGTCTTGGACACAGCCTGCTCTCACTGCTGAATATACAGCTCTTGGTGTCTCCCGTATTTTAGAATCCATTCGTCGTTGCAAACCTGATGCCAGATTCTATCAAGCATCTAGTAGTGAAGTCTTCGGTCAACCTGATGAATCGCCCCAGACTGAACATACTGCTTTTCGTCCGCGCAACCCTTATGGTGTCGCCAAAGCATATGCTCATTGGATGACTGTCAACTATCGAGAGAAATACAACCTTTACAACTGCTGTGGTATTACTTATACTCACGAATCGCCTCGACGTGGAACAGAATTTGTATTTCGCAAAATCACGCACGCAGCTGCCCAAGTTAAACTGGGTTTGGCAAATGAACTAAAATTAGGCAACCTAGATGCCCGTCGTGATTGGTGCTATGCCAAGGATGCTGTTTACGCTATGTGGTTGATGTTGCAGCAAGCACAACCTGATGACTATATCATCGCTAGTGGTGAAACTCACTCTGTCAGAGAACTTGTTGAGTGTGCTTTTAACAGCGTTGGTCTAAACTGGCAAGATTATGTCTCAGTTGACCCTGCTTTTTATCGCTCTGATGAACCTGTGCAGTTAGTTGGTTCCATTAATAAAATTAAGATGGAGTTAGGTTGGCAGCCTCAGCATTCTTTTGAGCAATTGGTTGAGTTAATGGTTGATTACGATCTAAAAAAATTGAGCAACGGCGGAGCTTAA
- a CDS encoding glycosyltransferase family 1 protein, with protein MLKVVVDATPVDSKPSGVGFYVANLICALDVLQKEENFQLGVVYQPGLKNWLRRDFSFPESLKHSSQEHLLPLPVRISDLLLALDFKPSLFYFEKYFGSPDILHGTNYSVYPCQNSLKVMNIYDLTFIKYPNYIDSVVKTYTEKVKRCLQWTDLILTISESSKKDIIEYLEVDPNKVYVTPLASRYYPNYLSEEVAQILEKKANYDFSTPYLLFVSTIEPRKNINNIITAFNYLKEKYKIEHQLILIGRKGWHYEPIFAAIENSPWANQIHHLNYLSNELVALFYSKADVFVYPSHYEGFGLPVLEAMTLGAPVISSNTSSIPEVTGDAAILVDPNNPIQLGEAILKVISDSQLRQELINKGKARAKLFSWERTAKETLNAYRTII; from the coding sequence ATGCTAAAAGTTGTAGTTGATGCCACTCCAGTGGATTCAAAACCCAGTGGGGTTGGCTTTTATGTTGCTAATTTAATATGCGCTCTCGATGTATTACAAAAAGAGGAAAATTTTCAGTTAGGAGTAGTCTATCAACCAGGGTTGAAAAATTGGCTTCGGCGTGACTTCAGTTTTCCTGAATCCTTGAAACATTCTTCTCAAGAGCATCTCCTGCCTTTACCTGTAAGAATATCAGATTTATTATTAGCTTTAGACTTTAAACCTAGTTTATTTTACTTTGAAAAATATTTTGGTTCTCCAGATATATTACATGGTACAAATTACTCAGTTTATCCCTGTCAAAATAGTTTAAAGGTAATGAATATATATGATCTGACCTTTATTAAATACCCTAACTATATAGATTCAGTTGTAAAAACATATACAGAAAAGGTAAAACGATGTTTACAATGGACAGATTTAATTTTAACAATTTCAGAAAGCTCTAAAAAAGATATTATTGAATATTTGGAAGTAGACCCCAACAAAGTCTATGTCACACCTTTAGCTAGTCGCTACTATCCTAATTACTTGTCTGAAGAAGTTGCCCAAATTTTAGAAAAAAAAGCTAATTATGATTTTTCCACGCCATATCTGCTTTTTGTCAGCACAATAGAGCCAAGGAAAAATATTAATAATATAATTACAGCCTTTAATTATTTAAAAGAAAAGTACAAAATTGAACATCAGTTAATATTGATTGGTAGGAAAGGATGGCATTACGAACCGATATTTGCGGCTATTGAAAATTCGCCTTGGGCAAACCAAATACATCATCTTAATTACCTATCTAATGAATTAGTTGCATTATTTTACTCAAAAGCTGATGTATTTGTATATCCATCTCATTATGAAGGGTTTGGCTTACCCGTATTGGAAGCAATGACGCTAGGCGCTCCTGTGATCAGTTCCAATACTTCCTCGATTCCAGAAGTTACAGGAGATGCAGCTATACTAGTTGACCCTAATAATCCTATTCAACTAGGGGAAGCTATCCTGAAAGTCATCAGTGATTCCCAATTACGCCAAGAATTAATTAATAAAGGGAAAGCTAGAGCAAAATTATTTTCCTGGGAAAGAACGGCAAAAGAAACTTTAAACGCTTATAGAACCATTATTTAA
- a CDS encoding glycosyltransferase family 1 protein — protein MTIVDNSSAKQFIINLSILLSKPTGIGNYAQNVFPYLKSLQPTLLTAQKYLDFDCYPIPSNLTPDHGTKGHFNRLIWTQFKVPQIYKNLKSSLLFSPLPEAPLYTDCRFVVTSFDMIPLRFAKGFSPLTAYHRYYTPQVLKQAQHIICISQTTAKDITDFYEIPASKITTIPLAHDRTHFLPLNLPTSNYFLYIGRQDPYKNIQRLISAFATLINCKDYELWLVGPIDSRYTPTLEAQAEELGITNQVKFLNYVPYSELPKIINQAIALVFPSLWEGFGLPVLEAMACGTPVITSNLSSLPEVAGDAAILINPYNTAEITEAMQAVATDSVLRSRLSSQGITHSQQFSWEKTGKATVEVLSRYL, from the coding sequence ATGACAATAGTAGACAATTCCTCTGCCAAACAATTCATTATTAACTTATCTATTCTGTTGTCTAAACCAACGGGTATAGGCAACTATGCTCAAAACGTTTTTCCTTATTTAAAATCTTTGCAACCTACTCTATTAACAGCGCAAAAATATCTCGATTTTGACTGCTATCCAATCCCATCAAACTTAACCCCAGATCACGGTACAAAAGGTCATTTTAACCGCCTGATTTGGACACAATTTAAAGTACCACAAATATATAAAAACCTCAAATCAAGTCTTTTATTCTCGCCGCTACCAGAAGCACCCCTTTATACTGACTGTCGTTTTGTTGTCACATCTTTTGATATGATACCGCTGCGTTTTGCCAAAGGCTTCTCACCACTCACAGCCTACCACCGCTACTACACTCCCCAAGTTCTTAAGCAAGCGCAACATATTATTTGTATCTCCCAGACTACGGCTAAAGATATCACCGATTTTTACGAAATTCCTGCCAGCAAAATTACTACGATTCCTTTGGCGCACGATCGCACTCACTTCCTTCCTCTTAACCTCCCCACCAGCAACTACTTTCTCTACATTGGCCGCCAAGACCCATACAAAAACATCCAGCGACTTATCAGTGCTTTTGCGACGTTGATTAACTGTAAAGACTATGAACTATGGTTAGTAGGGCCAATTGATTCGCGTTACACCCCTACTTTAGAAGCGCAAGCAGAAGAACTAGGAATAACTAATCAAGTCAAGTTTCTGAACTATGTTCCTTACAGCGAATTGCCAAAAATCATCAATCAAGCGATCGCTCTGGTTTTTCCTAGTCTCTGGGAAGGCTTTGGTTTACCTGTCCTCGAAGCAATGGCTTGTGGTACTCCTGTCATTACCTCCAATCTTTCCTCCTTACCAGAGGTGGCTGGCGATGCGGCGATTCTGATCAATCCCTACAACACAGCAGAAATTACAGAGGCGATGCAGGCTGTTGCAACTGATTCGGTATTGCGATCGCGCCTTTCTAGCCAAGGTATCACTCACTCTCAACAATTCAGTTGGGAAAAGACAGGAAAAGCAACCGTCGAAGTGTTATCCCGTTACCTATAA
- a CDS encoding glucose-1-phosphate thymidylyltransferase, giving the protein MKALILSGGKGTRLRPLTYSGAKQLVPVANKPVLWYGIEEMVAAGITDIGIIISPETGAEVQGKTGNGENFGANITYIVQDQPLGLAHAVQIAHPFLGDSSFVMYLGDNLIQLGELRYFLQQFSQQQPDALILLRSVANPSAFGVAQVDETGRVLQLIEKPKVPPSNLALVGVYFFSHLIFDAIANIQPSTRGELEITDAIQYLINQEKQVLAYNLQGWWLDTGKKDDLLEANRLILDTYLTVSVAGEVDAQSQIIGRVQIGAKSKVINCTIRGPVVIGSNCHLENCFIGPYSSIANNVTLIDTDLEHSVILEGAKIAGIHQRIIDSVIGQRAQLSLAPRRPKALRFMIGDDCQIELT; this is encoded by the coding sequence ATGAAAGCACTAATTCTTTCTGGCGGTAAAGGTACACGCCTACGTCCCCTCACTTACAGCGGGGCAAAACAACTTGTACCAGTTGCCAACAAACCTGTTTTATGGTATGGCATTGAAGAAATGGTCGCTGCTGGTATTACTGATATTGGCATCATCATCAGTCCAGAAACCGGCGCAGAAGTCCAAGGGAAAACCGGAAATGGAGAAAACTTTGGAGCAAACATTACCTACATCGTACAAGACCAGCCACTTGGACTTGCTCACGCCGTCCAAATCGCCCATCCCTTTTTAGGTGATTCTTCCTTTGTGATGTACTTAGGCGATAACCTGATTCAACTAGGTGAGTTACGTTACTTTCTGCAACAATTTAGTCAACAACAGCCAGATGCTTTGATTCTCTTGCGTTCGGTTGCAAATCCTAGCGCTTTTGGTGTGGCTCAAGTGGATGAAACAGGACGGGTATTACAGCTAATTGAAAAACCCAAAGTTCCTCCTTCAAATTTGGCATTGGTAGGGGTTTATTTCTTTTCTCACCTCATCTTTGATGCGATCGCCAATATCCAACCTTCCACCAGAGGCGAACTAGAAATCACTGATGCCATTCAATACCTCATTAATCAGGAAAAGCAAGTTTTAGCCTATAATCTGCAAGGTTGGTGGCTAGATACTGGTAAAAAAGATGACTTGCTAGAAGCTAACCGATTAATTCTCGACACCTATCTGACAGTATCAGTTGCGGGTGAAGTTGATGCCCAAAGTCAGATTATTGGACGAGTGCAAATCGGTGCAAAATCCAAAGTCATTAACTGCACAATTCGGGGGCCAGTAGTCATTGGCAGCAATTGTCATTTAGAAAACTGCTTTATTGGCCCTTATAGTAGTATTGCTAACAATGTCACACTCATTGATACCGATTTAGAACACAGTGTGATTTTAGAAGGTGCTAAAATTGCCGGAATCCATCAGCGTATTATTGATAGTGTCATTGGACAAAGGGCACAATTGAGTCTTGCACCCCGTCGCCCCAAAGCCTTGCGATTTATGATTGGCGATGATTGTCAAATTGAACTAACCTGA
- the rfbC gene encoding dTDP-4-dehydrorhamnose 3,5-epimerase, with protein sequence MSIVNTKIPEVLQIEPQVFADDRGFFFEAYNHQKFAQEIGIVTNFVQDNHSCSKQNVLRGLHYQIQQPQGKLIRVVSGTIFDVAVDIRKSSATFGKWVGSELSAENKRLLWIPPGFAHGFLVLSEIAEVLYKTTDYYVPQGDRTILWNDPDLAIDWPLNAPPILSAKDQAGKPLKTAEIFD encoded by the coding sequence ATGAGCATTGTAAATACCAAAATTCCTGAAGTTCTGCAAATTGAACCACAAGTATTTGCAGACGATCGCGGTTTCTTTTTTGAAGCTTATAACCACCAAAAATTTGCTCAAGAGATAGGGATTGTTACGAACTTCGTCCAAGATAATCACTCTTGCTCTAAGCAAAACGTCCTACGTGGATTGCACTATCAAATCCAACAACCCCAAGGAAAACTCATCCGGGTTGTTTCTGGTACTATTTTTGACGTAGCCGTAGACATTAGAAAAAGCTCGGCTACTTTTGGTAAGTGGGTAGGTTCTGAACTCAGTGCTGAGAACAAACGCCTACTTTGGATACCACCAGGCTTTGCTCACGGCTTCCTCGTGCTTTCAGAAATAGCTGAAGTTCTCTATAAAACTACAGATTATTATGTGCCCCAAGGCGATCGCACAATTTTATGGAACGATCCAGATTTAGCGATAGATTGGCCCTTAAATGCGCCACCGATTTTGTCAGCTAAAGACCAAGCCGGGAAACCTTTGAAAACTGCTGAAATATTTGATTAA